From one Amaranthus tricolor cultivar Red isolate AtriRed21 chromosome 17, ASM2621246v1, whole genome shotgun sequence genomic stretch:
- the LOC130804567 gene encoding receptor-like protein kinase HSL1 has product MLINIIILLILQPIFVISQSQTPEKQILLKIKQQWSNQPPLTSWSSSTSPCQWHGIICSENKTVIGISMNTQNISGEIPLSICDLKDLTLIDLGNNTLTGNFPTVLYNCTKLKSLDLSGNFFVGNLPNDINKLSSNLQHLVLGSNNFSGDIPISLSQLKGLITLQMDSNYFNGTFPIELGNLENLERLELAYNSFSSMSLPKEFGNLKNLKFIWMTSCNLIGEIPQYFANLTRLEHIDLAKNDLVGEIPSGLFLLKNMTYMYLYTNMLSGSLPSSIKALNLIEIDLSENNLIGTIPEKFGNLSKLQILHLQRNNFHGSIPSSIGRLPSLLKLKLFQNRFSGILPPELGLHSKLDGVEVSDNAFTGQLPDQLCFGRKLKGVVAFNNYLNGSIPPSLGQCNTLLVVMLYNNSLSGDIPKGMWTSSRMMHILLSNNHFSGQLPEKLAWNLTSVEISNNKFSGKIPMSVSNTWRNLLVFKASDNSITGTVPLELTSLSKLNTLWLDGNQLTGELPSQINSWNRLNSLNLSHNQLFGSIPSALGSLPELDNLDLSDNQLSGKIPSELGQKKFCSLNLSDNQLTGKIPYELDNSDYNASYLNTYLCTNSGLLRLPKCQKFPLKFLPLVIFLTILVTFTAVYFIVFVNIEIWQRKHKQHKETWVLIPFSKLCFTEEKIYNNLTEKNVIGYGGSGKVYQIPLNEMGDMVAVKKIWNTKKMSRNLEKEFNAEVQTLSTIRHVNIVNLLCYISSENSRLLVYEYMENRSLDRWIHTSKHGLSSVDYPVLDWPSRKKIAMDAAKGLCYLHNDCSPPIIHRDVKSSNILLDSMFNAKIADFGLAKILTKVGGQPNTTGCLAGSFGYIAPEYVKTYKVNEKTDVYSFGVILLELVTGKEPHKGDEYSSLAEWSFKHYNDGQLIQDSFDKEILEPCFLDDMIYMFQLGLMCTSIEPHHRPSMKEVLRLLEKKNNLEDSRSDKERKDHDYSPRFGGNVLNI; this is encoded by the exons ATGCTTATAAACATCATTATCCTCCTAATCCTCCAACCCATTTTCGTAATTTCACAATCTCAAACCCCAGAAAAACAAATCTTGCTTAAAATCAAGCAACAATGGAGTAATCAACCTCCATTAACATCATGGAGTTCTTCCACTTCTCCTTGTCAATGGCATGGAATCATTTGTTCTGAAAACAAAACTGTTATAGGAATCTCCATGAATACCCAAAACATTTCGGGCGAAATCCCGCTTTCAATTTGTGATTTAAAAGATCTTACCTTGATTGATCTTGGAAACAATACTCTCACAGGAAATTTTCCCACTGTTTTATACAATTGTACCAAGCTTAAAAGTCTAGATCTTTCTGGAAACTTCTTTGTTGGGAACTTACCAAATGATATAAACAAGCTTTCTTCTAATCTTCAACACCTTGTTCTTGGTTCCAACAATTTCTCTGGTGATATCCCAATTTCATTATCTCAACTAAAAGGGTTAATCACTTTGCAAATGGATTCCAATTATTTCAATGGAACATTCCCAATTGAATTGGGTAACTTGGAAAATCTTGAGAGATTAGAGTTGGCTTACAACTCATTTTCTAGTATGAGTTTGCCCAAAGAATTTGGGAATCTCAAGAATTTGAAGTTTATTTGGATGACTTCTTGTAATTTGATTGGTGAAATCCCACAATATTTTGCTAATTTAACAAGATTAGAGCATATAGACTTAGCAAAAAATGATTTGGTGGGTGAAATTCCAAGTGGGTTGTTCTTGCTTAAAAACATGACTTATATGTACTTGTATACGAACATGTTATCAGGGTCACTTCCATCCTCTATCAAGGCCTTAAATTTGATAGAAATCGATCTATCCGAAAACAATCTGATCGGAACAATCCCTGAAAAGTTTGGAAATCTGTCTAAATTACAGATTTTGCATTTGCAACGGAACAATTTTCATGGGTCAATACCATCTAGTATAGGAAGGCTTCCTTCCTTGCTAAAATTAAAGTTGTTTCAAAACCGATTTTCGGGCATACTTCCTCCTGAACTCGGCCTACACTCAAAGCTCGATGGGGTAGAAGTGTCAGACAACGCGTTCACAGGCCAATTGCCGGATCAACTTTGCTTTGGTAGAAAGTTGAAGGGTGTTGTTGCATTCAATAACTATTTGAACGGATCAATCCCACCTTCTCTAGGCCAATGCAACACTTTATTGGTTGTTATGCTCTATAACAACAGTTTGTCGGGCGATATACCGAAAGGAATGTGGACTTCGAGTCGAATGATGCACATACTACTCAGCAATAACCATTTTTCAGGACAACTTCCTGAGAAATTGGCTTGGAATTTGACATCGGTGGAAATCAGCAACAACAAATTTTCAGGGAAAATTCCTATGAGTGTAAGCAATACTTGGAGGAATTTGTTGGTTTTTAAAGCTAGCGATAACTCGATCACAGGTACGGTTCCTTTAGAATTAACTAGCTTATCAAAACTTAACACACTCTGGCTTGATGGGAATCAACTCACAGGTGAGCTTCCCTCTCAAATAAACTCATGGAACAGGCTAAACAGCTTGAATCTGTCTCATAATCAGCTTTTCGGGTCAATTCCTTCTGCTCTCGGATCTTTGCCTGAGCTCGATAATCTTGATTTGTCGGATAATCAGCTTTCGGGCAAAATTCCATCCGAATTAGGTCAAAAAAAGTTCTGTTCACTCAATTTGTCAGATAATCAGCTCACCGGGAAAATCCCATATGAACTAGATAATAGTGATTACAATGCTAGTTATCTAAATACATATTTGTGCACCAATTCTGGTCTTTTACGCCTTCCCAAATGCCAAAAATTTCCCCTCAAATTTCTTCCTTTAGTCATTTTCTTAACAATTCTAGTCACTTTTACAGCTGTATACTTCATAGTATTCGTAAACATCGAAATCTGGCAAAGaaaacataaacaacataaaGAAACATGGGTATTAATCCCCTTCAGTAAGCTATGCTTTACAGAAGAGAAAATCTACAATAACTTAACCGAGAAAAATGTGATCGGTTATGGAGGATCCGGTAAAGTTTACCAAATACCCTTAAATGAAATGGGTGATATGGTCGCGGTTAAGAAGATTTGGAACACAAAAAAGATGAGTAGAAATTTGGAGAAAGAGTTCAATGCTGAGGTACAAACTCTGAGTACTATAAGGCATGTCAATATAGTGAACTTACTATGTTATATTTCGAGTGAAAACTCGAGATTACTAGTTTACGAGTATATGGAAAATCGAAGCTTGGATAGATGGATCCATACAAGTAAACATGGGCTTTCATCAGTGGATTATCCTGTGTTGGATTGGCCTAGTAGAAAGAAAATAGCAATGGATGCTGCTAAAGGATTATGTTACTTGCACAATGATTGTTCACCTCCTATAATACATAGGGATGTGAAATCTAGTAACATTTTGTTGGATTCTATGTTTAATGCTAAGATTGCTGATTTTGGGTTAGCTAAGATTTTGACTAAGGTAGGTGGACAGCCTAATACTACTGGCTGTCTTGCTGGATCTTTTGGTTACATTGCTCCAG AGTATGTGAAAACCTACAAGGTGAATGAGAAGACTGACGTTTACAGCTTTGGAGTAATTCTGTTGGAGTTAGTGACAGGGAAAGAGCCTCATAAGGGAGATGAGTACTCAAGTCTTGCAGAGTGGTCATTCAAACATTACAATGATGGGCAACTAATTCAGGATTCTTTTGACAAGGAAATACTTGAGCCTTGCTTTTTGGATGATATGATCTATATGTTCCAACTTGGGTTAATGTGCACTAGTATAGAACCACATCATAGGCCATCAATGAAGGAGGTTTTGAGGTTGCTTGAAAAAAAGAACAATCTAGAAGATTCTAGAAGTGATAAAGAAAGGAAAGATCATGATTATTCCCCTCGTTTTGGAGGTAAtgtgttgaacatttag